Proteins encoded together in one Maricaulis maris window:
- the gpmA gene encoding 2,3-diphosphoglycerate-dependent phosphoglycerate mutase, translating into MPQLALIRHGQSEWNQQNRFTGWVDVDLTDEGVAQAKRAGELLTETGFKPDHAFVSVLKRAIKTLSFTLEGLDRLWIPVEKSWRLNERHYGALAGLDKDETRAKHGDDQVKIWRRSFDTPPPPLDKTHPYHPLNDSRYAGIPPEQLPASESLKSTLDRVEPYWTTTILPRLKAGETLVVAAHGNSLRALVKLLFKVSDADIMEIEVPTGNPLLIDLADDGVTLKAARYLDPARAKALPPIPEA; encoded by the coding sequence ATGCCGCAACTCGCCCTCATCCGGCACGGCCAGAGCGAATGGAACCAGCAGAACCGCTTTACAGGCTGGGTCGATGTCGACCTGACTGACGAAGGTGTTGCCCAGGCCAAGCGCGCCGGCGAGCTGCTGACCGAGACCGGTTTCAAGCCTGACCACGCCTTTGTCTCTGTCCTGAAACGGGCGATCAAGACATTGAGTTTCACCCTCGAGGGCCTCGACCGCCTGTGGATACCTGTCGAGAAGTCCTGGCGACTGAACGAGCGGCACTACGGGGCCCTTGCCGGGCTCGACAAGGATGAAACCCGCGCCAAGCATGGCGACGACCAGGTCAAGATCTGGCGACGGTCCTTCGACACCCCGCCGCCGCCTCTGGACAAGACCCATCCCTACCACCCGCTCAATGACAGCCGCTATGCGGGCATTCCGCCTGAGCAGCTGCCGGCTTCGGAGTCGCTGAAATCCACACTCGATCGCGTCGAGCCCTATTGGACGACCACCATTCTGCCGCGCCTGAAAGCCGGCGAGACCCTGGTCGTCGCGGCCCACGGCAACAGCCTGCGCGCGCTCGTCAAGCTGCTGTTCAAGGTCTCCGACGCGGATATCATGGAGATCGAGGTCCCGACCGGTAACCCACTCCTGATCGATCTGGCCGATGACGGGGTGACCCTCAAGGCGGCGCGGTATCTCGACCCCGCCCGGGCCAAGGCGCTGCCGCCCATCCCCGAGGCATGA
- the ribD gene encoding bifunctional diaminohydroxyphosphoribosylaminopyrimidine deaminase/5-amino-6-(5-phosphoribosylamino)uracil reductase RibD, which yields MSATDDARYMDLALAIARAQQGRTAPNPAVGCVLVKDGRILSTGSTQDGGRPHAERVALDAAGSAARGATAYVTLEPCAHHGQTPPCADGLIVAGVERVVVACRDRFPQVAGRGIAMLEESGIPVEIGMREDDALMLYHGFFMRVEYGRPLVRADGRRRGFDAELTATTLETAKAEILAHGAAGRNRVRIAPGHPLAGQDWTTVFVD from the coding sequence ATGAGCGCCACCGACGACGCCCGTTACATGGACCTGGCGCTCGCAATCGCCCGCGCCCAGCAGGGGCGAACGGCGCCCAACCCGGCGGTCGGCTGCGTGCTCGTCAAGGACGGACGCATCCTGTCCACCGGTTCAACCCAGGACGGCGGGCGGCCGCACGCCGAACGCGTCGCACTTGATGCGGCAGGAAGCGCTGCCAGGGGGGCCACGGCCTATGTCACCCTGGAACCCTGTGCCCATCATGGCCAGACCCCGCCCTGCGCAGACGGCCTGATCGTGGCCGGGGTCGAGCGGGTTGTCGTCGCGTGCCGGGACCGATTTCCCCAGGTTGCCGGGCGCGGCATCGCGATGCTGGAAGAGAGTGGTATCCCGGTTGAGATCGGCATGCGCGAAGACGACGCCCTGATGCTCTATCACGGCTTCTTCATGCGCGTTGAGTACGGTCGGCCGCTCGTTCGTGCCGATGGACGCCGCCGGGGCTTTGATGCCGAATTGACAGCGACAACGCTGGAAACCGCGAAGGCAGAAATCCTCGCCCACGGCGCCGCCGGCAGGAACCGGGTCCGGATCGCTCCCGGCCATCCCCTCGCCGGTCAGGACTGGACGACTGTGTTTGTCGACTAG
- a CDS encoding pentapeptide repeat-containing protein, whose protein sequence is MTGRKIEFKTLTQDDVDAICERHERLWSGRSGGARANLSYTILENLVLANRDLSDADFSGAVLRGTILSGATLNSAVFFAADLRRANLEGASLRRADLRGAIMRGANLTGADLTEADLREGAIAQMDKEKGLAVLTHKTQENDAGKANFTGANLSRSKMAGITAQKADFTDAMLLGTRMIRANLRGSSFQGANLEGADLSGADLTDTDFSQAVLIGTKTVMAKTQGMNTDGALTSAPVGIDAKALDHPVADQIAEHVRWCDTNGAEGKPSLFDGTDLRGLTSLAGKTLTAFHARGATLYGLDLEGAQLQGARLEKADLRMVSLRGADLRGADLTGANLSNADLRDCQLGPLLLDGNRLLPASLAGVRARYTDLRGADMRQTKATGADFSYATLNGANVRKASFNGSCFTGARVDEEFREQAESLDGAVDLDAA, encoded by the coding sequence ATGACCGGCCGCAAGATTGAATTCAAGACACTGACCCAGGATGACGTGGACGCCATTTGCGAGCGTCATGAGCGCTTGTGGTCAGGTCGATCCGGCGGCGCGCGCGCCAATTTATCCTACACGATCCTGGAAAACCTGGTCCTCGCCAATCGTGATCTCTCCGATGCCGACTTCAGCGGAGCCGTCCTGCGGGGAACAATTCTCTCCGGCGCGACCCTGAACAGCGCGGTTTTCTTTGCGGCCGACCTGCGACGCGCCAACCTCGAAGGCGCCTCCTTGCGACGAGCAGACCTGCGTGGCGCCATCATGCGGGGCGCCAACCTGACCGGGGCTGATCTCACCGAAGCCGACCTGCGAGAGGGCGCGATTGCCCAAATGGACAAGGAGAAGGGGCTCGCCGTCCTGACCCACAAGACCCAGGAAAACGATGCCGGAAAGGCCAATTTCACCGGCGCCAACCTGTCGCGCTCGAAAATGGCGGGCATCACGGCCCAAAAGGCGGACTTCACGGATGCCATGCTTCTGGGAACCCGCATGATCCGCGCCAATCTCCGGGGCTCATCCTTTCAGGGCGCCAATCTCGAAGGCGCCGACCTGTCCGGCGCCGACCTCACCGATACTGATTTCAGTCAGGCCGTGCTGATCGGCACCAAGACCGTTATGGCCAAGACCCAAGGCATGAATACCGATGGCGCCCTGACCAGCGCGCCCGTCGGCATCGACGCCAAGGCGCTCGACCATCCGGTCGCCGACCAGATCGCGGAGCATGTGCGCTGGTGCGACACCAATGGCGCCGAAGGCAAACCCTCGCTGTTCGACGGGACAGATCTGCGCGGGCTCACATCCTTGGCCGGCAAGACCCTTACGGCTTTCCATGCCCGCGGAGCGACCCTGTACGGTCTCGATCTGGAGGGAGCCCAGCTTCAGGGCGCACGACTGGAGAAGGCTGATCTGAGAATGGTCAGTCTCCGCGGGGCCGATCTGCGCGGGGCTGACCTGACCGGAGCCAACCTCTCCAATGCCGATCTGCGTGACTGCCAGCTCGGGCCGCTCCTGCTCGATGGCAACCGGCTGTTACCAGCCTCGCTGGCCGGTGTCCGCGCCCGCTATACAGACCTGCGCGGTGCCGACATGCGTCAGACCAAGGCGACCGGCGCCGACTTCTCCTATGCCACCCTGAATGGCGCGAATGTGCGCAAGGCCAGCTTCAACGGCTCCTGCTTCACCGGAGCCCGCGTGGACGAGGAGTTCCGCGAGCAAGCCGAGTCACTCGACGGCGCCGTTGACCTGGACGCTGCCTGA
- a CDS encoding Hsp20 family protein codes for MRTVDFTPLYRSIVGFDRLADMMDSATKIESQGYPPYNIQHVEDNEYLIELAVAGFGDEDLVVEVQEAVLTVSGKIGEKADADDRRFLHRGIAERSFERRFHLADHVKVADASLKNGLLQIRLVREIPEAAKPKRIEIKSGVGKTRATLIEGSKTKAA; via the coding sequence ATGCGTACAGTTGATTTTACCCCGCTCTACCGCTCGATTGTCGGCTTTGACCGGCTCGCGGACATGATGGACTCTGCCACCAAGATCGAGTCGCAGGGTTATCCGCCCTATAATATCCAGCACGTCGAAGACAATGAGTACCTGATCGAACTAGCCGTGGCCGGCTTCGGTGATGAGGACCTGGTTGTCGAGGTCCAGGAGGCGGTCCTGACCGTTTCAGGGAAAATTGGCGAGAAAGCCGATGCGGACGACCGCCGCTTCCTGCATCGCGGGATTGCCGAGCGCTCCTTCGAGCGTCGCTTCCACCTCGCCGACCACGTGAAAGTGGCTGATGCCAGCCTGAAGAACGGCCTGCTTCAAATCCGGCTGGTTCGGGAAATCCCCGAGGCTGCCAAGCCGAAGCGGATCGAAATCAAGTCAGGCGTCGGCAAAACCCGCGCCACTTTGATCGAAGGCAGCAAGACGAAGGCTGCCTGA
- a CDS encoding class I SAM-dependent methyltransferase, which translates to MRHLSLLAVLAGTAALSACGGEPTDPADAPATEMTTVTDGEVMTETAEAPAGPDLSVLAEVIDADWRDASRDRDTWRNPQATIEFFQLDPSSTIVEIWPGGGWYTDILAPWIHANGGQYVAAHFSTESESEYRRQSRAAFEARMADNEMSGDVITVGFDGTTPLDLDAGSVDAVLTFRNVHNWMSGGFTELALADFHRILRPGGLLGVVEHRLPSTREQDPGASTGYVQQAYVIALAEEAGFEFVGASEVNANPADTADHPFGVWTLPPVRRNPPADSEMAADFDREAYDAIGESDRMTLLFRKPAASE; encoded by the coding sequence ATGCGTCACCTCTCACTTCTCGCCGTTCTCGCTGGCACCGCGGCGCTGTCTGCCTGCGGCGGCGAGCCCACCGACCCGGCCGACGCTCCTGCGACGGAGATGACGACCGTTACCGATGGCGAGGTCATGACCGAAACGGCGGAGGCCCCGGCCGGACCTGACCTGTCTGTTCTGGCCGAAGTGATCGACGCAGACTGGCGCGACGCCAGCCGTGATCGCGATACATGGCGCAACCCGCAGGCAACAATCGAGTTCTTCCAGCTCGACCCGAGTAGCACGATCGTCGAGATCTGGCCGGGCGGTGGCTGGTATACCGACATCCTCGCGCCCTGGATCCATGCCAATGGCGGTCAGTACGTCGCGGCCCATTTCAGCACCGAATCCGAAAGTGAATACCGTCGTCAGTCGCGTGCCGCCTTCGAAGCGCGCATGGCCGACAACGAGATGTCTGGCGACGTCATCACCGTCGGGTTTGACGGTACCACGCCCCTCGACCTGGACGCAGGCTCGGTTGATGCCGTTCTGACATTCCGCAATGTGCATAACTGGATGTCGGGCGGCTTTACCGAGCTGGCCCTCGCCGACTTCCACAGAATCCTGCGTCCCGGTGGCCTCCTCGGGGTTGTGGAGCACCGGCTGCCATCGACCCGCGAACAGGACCCCGGCGCATCAACCGGCTATGTCCAGCAAGCCTATGTCATCGCCCTGGCCGAAGAGGCCGGTTTCGAGTTCGTCGGCGCGTCCGAGGTCAACGCCAATCCCGCCGACACCGCCGATCATCCGTTCGGTGTCTGGACGCTCCCGCCGGTCCGCCGAAATCCACCGGCTGACAGCGAAATGGCGGCCGATTTTGACCGTGAAGCCTATGACGCCATCGGCGAGAGCGATCGCATGACGCTGCTCTTCCGCAAGCCTGCTGCCAGCGAGTAA
- the hisN gene encoding histidinol-phosphatase produces the protein MSDIDFQTDLTIAHAMADAARAAIAPYFRTPLSVDNKLSTGFDPVTIADRASETAMREVLARLAPDDGILGEEFGTKSTSGERRWVLDPIDGTRAFIAGLPSWTVLVALEVGGRPRLGLIDQPHIGERFTGWPGGARFDGEGEQRALQVSSCQRLDQAILATTDPYLFAGAEQSAFTAVRERVRLCRYGFDAYAYAMLAAGGIDLVIESGLQIYDVQAFIPVVTGAGGVVTNWSGGDPSGGGQVVAAASADLLEQALEHLASAAA, from the coding sequence ATGTCCGATATCGATTTCCAGACCGACCTGACGATTGCTCATGCCATGGCCGACGCCGCGCGTGCAGCGATCGCGCCGTATTTCCGAACGCCATTGAGTGTCGACAACAAGCTGTCGACCGGCTTTGACCCTGTCACGATTGCCGATCGCGCGTCCGAGACGGCCATGCGCGAGGTTCTGGCGCGACTCGCGCCGGATGATGGCATCCTCGGCGAGGAGTTCGGTACCAAATCGACATCCGGGGAGCGTCGCTGGGTACTCGATCCGATCGACGGCACGCGGGCCTTCATTGCGGGCCTGCCAAGCTGGACCGTGCTTGTCGCGCTTGAAGTTGGTGGTCGGCCCCGGCTCGGTCTGATTGATCAGCCTCATATCGGCGAGCGTTTCACCGGTTGGCCCGGCGGGGCGCGTTTTGATGGAGAAGGCGAACAACGGGCGCTACAGGTTTCGAGCTGCCAGCGGCTTGACCAGGCCATTCTCGCGACGACCGACCCTTATCTGTTCGCCGGGGCGGAACAGTCCGCCTTCACCGCCGTACGCGAGCGGGTCCGGCTTTGTCGATACGGGTTCGACGCCTATGCCTACGCGATGCTGGCCGCCGGAGGCATCGATCTCGTGATCGAAAGCGGGCTGCAGATCTATGACGTCCAGGCCTTCATACCGGTTGTAACCGGCGCCGGCGGCGTCGTCACGAACTGGTCGGGCGGTGATCCCTCGGGTGGAGGTCAGGTGGTCGCTGCCGCGAGCGCGGACCTGCTGGAGCAGGCGCTTGAACACCTGGCGTCCGCTGCAGCCTAG
- a CDS encoding helix-turn-helix domain-containing protein, with the protein MTNDIDLHVGKRLRRRRRLLGLTQQQLAESVGIRFQQIQKYECGANRVSASRLFELAESLDVPVQYFYEGLSKRDEVNGDETLAADVLSQKETVDLIRAYYRLGERPRKRLLELAKSLEPEEAANDAA; encoded by the coding sequence ATGACGAATGATATCGACCTTCACGTGGGTAAACGGTTGCGCCGCCGGCGCCGCCTTCTGGGTCTGACCCAGCAGCAACTGGCCGAGTCGGTCGGTATCCGCTTTCAGCAAATCCAGAAATATGAATGCGGTGCCAACCGCGTCAGCGCCAGCCGCTTGTTCGAGTTGGCTGAGTCGCTTGATGTTCCCGTACAGTATTTTTACGAGGGCCTGTCCAAGCGCGACGAAGTCAATGGTGATGAAACGCTGGCGGCCGATGTGCTGTCACAGAAAGAGACCGTTGATCTCATTCGGGCCTATTACAGGCTCGGCGAGCGCCCGCGCAAACGGCTCCTCGAACTGGCCAAGTCCCTCGAGCCCGAAGAAGCGGCCAACGACGCGGCGTGA
- a CDS encoding N-formylglutamate amidohydrolase has translation MDTPIHTSISPGASGRPERVNEPGRVDEVVVVGRPEPHLACPVLLASPHSGRHYDPELCLSTRLPIAILRRSEDAYVDQLVACAPDHGATLFCAQFPRVFVDVNRGPGELDPGMFSDRVPAAALQPSRRAASGLGVIPRTGAEGRSIYQRKLRYEEARARLERFYHPYHTALQAEISDLKSRFGMVVMADMHSMPALSGRGADIVLGDRYGTSCSQAVTDKVEAIFQKLGLVTVRNNPYAGGFTTEHYGRPHDGVNVIQIEISRGLYMNETRVTLSPDHVNFMTKMRHFISALTQIDWASQQ, from the coding sequence ATGGACACGCCGATTCACACCTCGATCTCACCGGGCGCGTCCGGCCGACCAGAGCGTGTCAATGAGCCTGGGCGCGTCGATGAAGTCGTTGTGGTCGGGCGTCCCGAGCCGCATCTGGCGTGCCCGGTCTTGCTCGCATCACCGCACTCTGGCCGTCACTATGATCCCGAATTGTGCCTGTCGACAAGGCTCCCCATCGCAATTCTCCGGCGATCGGAAGATGCCTATGTCGACCAGTTGGTCGCTTGCGCGCCTGACCATGGTGCGACCCTCTTCTGTGCCCAGTTCCCACGCGTCTTTGTTGACGTCAATCGGGGCCCGGGTGAGCTTGATCCGGGCATGTTTTCCGATCGTGTTCCGGCAGCGGCGCTGCAGCCCTCGCGCCGCGCAGCCTCCGGGCTGGGCGTCATCCCGCGCACAGGCGCGGAAGGGCGCTCCATCTATCAGCGAAAGCTGCGCTACGAAGAGGCCCGGGCGCGCCTTGAGCGTTTCTACCATCCCTATCACACCGCATTGCAGGCTGAGATTTCTGATCTCAAGTCGCGCTTCGGCATGGTGGTCATGGCCGACATGCATTCCATGCCGGCGCTCAGCGGGCGCGGCGCCGATATTGTGCTCGGGGACCGCTACGGCACCTCCTGCAGTCAGGCGGTCACCGACAAGGTTGAGGCGATCTTTCAGAAACTCGGACTCGTCACAGTCCGGAACAATCCCTATGCCGGCGGCTTCACGACCGAACACTACGGTCGGCCCCATGATGGGGTAAATGTGATCCAGATCGAGATCAGTCGCGGTCTCTACATGAATGAAACCCGGGTAACGCTGTCCCCGGACCACGTCAACTTCATGACAAAAATGCGGCACTTTATCAGTGCCTTAACCCAGATCGACTGGGCCTCGCAGCAATAG
- the cpdR gene encoding cell cycle two-component system response regulator CpdR produces the protein MAKILLAEDDDSMRDFLAKALKRAGHDVLVCSDGEEGLDAIGEQPAQFDLLLTDIVMPGVDGIELARRAAEIDPALKIMFITGFAAVALNPGSGAPTNAKVLSKPFHLRELVDEVARVIAA, from the coding sequence ATGGCTAAGATTCTTCTCGCGGAAGACGACGACTCGATGCGCGACTTCCTGGCCAAGGCGCTCAAGCGTGCCGGTCACGACGTCCTGGTGTGCTCGGACGGTGAGGAAGGCCTCGACGCAATTGGCGAGCAACCAGCCCAGTTCGATCTGCTGCTGACTGATATCGTGATGCCCGGAGTCGATGGAATCGAGCTCGCGCGCCGCGCAGCAGAGATCGACCCGGCTCTGAAGATCATGTTCATAACCGGCTTTGCTGCGGTCGCCTTGAACCCGGGTTCGGGGGCTCCGACAAATGCCAAGGTTCTGTCCAAGCCTTTTCACCTGCGTGAGCTGGTGGATGAGGTGGCCCGCGTCATCGCCGCCTGA
- a CDS encoding TonB-dependent receptor plug domain-containing protein has product MSNIWDRERLLRSTILAGFAAVGLTMSPAYAQDQDEDEDEQAEESSDDTIVITGSRIRRDAFSSPAPLQVIDSQEIRDAGLIDAAQILQTSSVAQGVQLDNAIAGAFVTDAGPGSNTVTLRGLGADQTLLLINGRRVAPSGVEGAPSLPNLDIIPTDAIARVDILLDGASSVYGSDAVAGVVNVILNDQFDGFRVGAVTSTPEESGGGSHRWNMTIGDSSENGRFLFSMEYFHQQRLQVQDRDANFDPTDNLYCSRDIEIAADGSLLSECEGSIINRIRTFNYYVDGSPSLASYFANPGLFNRDVYSTPGDTNIGFMGWSTGDTNAEINRSAYLDQATDIIPDSQRYSFLFTGDYTIDRILGQENVTVFTELLHTNSQTTYRSGYHGQLFPTVRASNPFNPFGFDVVPIVASPIERSNIDVETQYTRFMTGLQGDWSFAPSWSYEMFAGYTRSIGYSRRPQVDEARLTQALATTRVEGGEIVCGYDNTDVTLFGFLNPGNCVPINMFASSLYPTDGASAPFFNTQAEYDFLRIDRTATTTVDQMIMGGFTTGPVFELPAGEVNAVIGIEWRRDSLDSGTDTVASQGRAAGYFADRRSVGKAELTEYYGELSIPLVSGAAFAEDITVDVAGRLTDHEYYGQNSTYSVRGSWVVNDSLTFNGTMGTSFRAPNLRELFLGGQTGFSSGFADPCVVPTAANNSGTYDPTNDGRDPIVLANCVSEGVDPTALGLNGVSSIEAFRAGNPGLDPETSDAYSLGFVFDQPFTDAFDASIRVSYWGIQVDDSIAIPGTAFSLAQCYNSTNFPNDPFCARRTRNPATGALLIVDNTPFNVSTQEATGWDFNGRFNMDIDLFGGFNYDMNATFTKSEEILGQTTSTSDVTNAVGDWGNPEWRGSVNNRFTRGDWNVNWRVRYIGEQASISNVVGVNYGERLQAASELGGDAVDSWDATYYHDLSVNWESDTWGITVALNNVTDEGPAVVDQNASGATLGNGSQVLGSGYDLIGRRLYMNVRKAW; this is encoded by the coding sequence GTGAGCAATATTTGGGATCGTGAGCGTCTTCTGCGCTCCACCATCCTCGCAGGCTTTGCTGCGGTCGGTCTGACCATGTCGCCGGCTTACGCACAAGACCAGGACGAGGACGAAGACGAGCAAGCTGAAGAATCCAGCGATGACACCATTGTCATCACCGGTTCTCGTATCCGCCGCGACGCGTTCAGCTCGCCGGCACCGCTTCAGGTCATCGACAGCCAGGAAATCCGCGACGCCGGTCTGATCGACGCCGCGCAAATCCTGCAGACGTCGTCTGTGGCCCAGGGCGTTCAGCTCGACAACGCCATCGCCGGTGCTTTCGTCACCGACGCCGGCCCGGGCTCGAACACGGTCACGCTGCGTGGTCTGGGTGCAGACCAGACGCTGCTGCTGATCAACGGCCGTCGTGTCGCTCCGTCGGGCGTTGAAGGCGCTCCGTCGCTGCCGAACCTCGACATCATTCCGACCGACGCCATCGCTCGCGTCGACATCCTTCTGGATGGTGCATCCTCGGTCTACGGTTCTGACGCCGTTGCCGGTGTGGTCAACGTCATCCTGAACGACCAGTTCGACGGTTTCCGCGTTGGTGCCGTGACGTCCACGCCGGAAGAGTCCGGTGGTGGTTCGCATCGCTGGAACATGACGATTGGTGATTCGTCCGAGAACGGCCGTTTCCTGTTCTCGATGGAATACTTCCACCAGCAGCGCCTTCAGGTTCAAGATCGCGACGCCAACTTCGATCCGACCGACAACCTGTACTGCTCGCGTGACATCGAAATCGCGGCTGACGGCTCGCTGCTGTCCGAGTGCGAAGGCTCGATCATCAACCGCATCCGTACCTTCAACTACTATGTTGACGGCTCTCCGAGCCTGGCGTCGTACTTCGCCAATCCGGGCCTGTTCAATCGTGACGTGTACTCCACGCCGGGCGACACGAACATCGGCTTCATGGGCTGGTCGACCGGCGACACCAACGCGGAAATCAACCGGTCTGCGTATCTGGACCAGGCGACCGACATCATCCCGGACAGCCAGCGTTACTCCTTCCTGTTCACGGGCGATTACACGATCGATCGTATCCTGGGTCAGGAAAACGTGACGGTCTTCACCGAGCTGCTTCACACCAACTCGCAGACGACCTACCGCTCCGGTTACCACGGTCAGCTCTTCCCGACCGTGCGTGCCAGCAACCCGTTCAACCCGTTCGGCTTCGATGTCGTTCCGATCGTCGCGTCTCCGATCGAGCGGTCCAACATCGACGTGGAAACCCAGTACACCCGCTTCATGACGGGTCTGCAGGGCGACTGGAGCTTTGCTCCGTCCTGGTCGTACGAAATGTTCGCCGGCTACACCCGGTCGATCGGTTACTCGCGTCGCCCGCAGGTTGACGAGGCCCGCCTGACGCAGGCTCTTGCTACGACCCGCGTTGAAGGCGGCGAGATCGTCTGTGGTTACGATAACACCGACGTCACCCTGTTCGGCTTCCTGAACCCGGGCAACTGCGTGCCGATCAACATGTTCGCCAGCAGCCTGTACCCGACCGATGGTGCGTCTGCTCCGTTCTTCAATACGCAAGCAGAATATGACTTCCTGCGTATTGACCGTACGGCGACGACGACTGTTGATCAGATGATCATGGGCGGCTTCACCACGGGTCCGGTTTTCGAACTCCCGGCTGGTGAAGTGAACGCGGTGATCGGTATTGAATGGCGTCGTGACTCGCTCGACTCCGGCACGGATACTGTGGCCTCCCAGGGCCGTGCGGCTGGCTACTTCGCCGACCGTCGCTCTGTGGGTAAAGCCGAACTGACCGAATATTACGGTGAGCTGTCGATCCCGCTCGTTTCCGGTGCTGCCTTCGCTGAAGACATCACTGTCGACGTTGCCGGTCGTTTGACGGACCACGAGTACTACGGTCAGAACTCGACCTACTCGGTTCGTGGTTCGTGGGTCGTCAACGACTCGCTGACCTTCAACGGCACCATGGGTACGTCCTTCCGCGCACCGAACCTGCGTGAGCTCTTCCTGGGCGGCCAGACCGGCTTCTCCTCAGGCTTCGCCGATCCGTGCGTGGTTCCGACCGCAGCGAACAACAGCGGCACCTACGACCCGACCAATGACGGCCGTGATCCGATCGTCCTGGCCAACTGTGTCTCTGAAGGCGTTGACCCGACCGCTCTGGGCCTGAACGGTGTGTCCTCGATCGAGGCCTTCCGTGCTGGTAACCCGGGTCTTGATCCGGAAACCTCGGACGCTTACTCGCTCGGCTTCGTCTTTGACCAGCCGTTCACCGATGCCTTTGACGCCTCGATCCGCGTCAGCTACTGGGGCATCCAGGTCGACGACTCCATCGCGATCCCGGGTACGGCCTTCTCGCTGGCCCAGTGCTACAACTCGACCAACTTCCCGAACGATCCGTTCTGTGCACGTCGTACGCGTAACCCGGCTACCGGCGCGCTGCTGATCGTGGACAACACGCCGTTCAACGTGTCGACGCAGGAAGCAACCGGCTGGGACTTCAACGGCCGTTTCAACATGGATATCGACCTCTTCGGTGGCTTCAACTACGACATGAATGCCACGTTCACGAAGTCGGAAGAGATCCTCGGCCAGACCACGTCGACCTCTGATGTCACCAACGCTGTCGGCGATTGGGGCAACCCGGAATGGCGCGGTTCGGTCAACAACCGCTTCACCCGCGGCGACTGGAATGTTAACTGGCGCGTCCGTTATATCGGCGAGCAGGCTTCGATCTCCAACGTGGTTGGTGTCAACTATGGCGAGCGTCTGCAGGCCGCTTCCGAGCTCGGTGGCGATGCCGTCGACAGCTGGGATGCGACCTACTACCACGACCTCTCGGTCAACTGGGAATCGGACACGTGGGGCATCACCGTTGCTCTGAACAACGTGACCGACGAAGGTCCGGCCGTGGTTGACCAGAACGCCTCTGGTGCGACCCTCGGTAATGGTAGCCAGGTTCTCGGTTCGGGCTATGACCTCATCGGTCGTCGCCTGTACATGAACGTCCGCAAGGCCTGGTAA